In one Streptomyces venezuelae genomic region, the following are encoded:
- a CDS encoding isochorismatase family protein translates to MGLPAIGSYPMPDRTALPRSHVSWRIDPVRAALLIHDMQNHFVGVFPTGRSPVVELVDNIATLRELASTLDMPVIFSAEPAGQAPGQRGLVADMWGPGIGDEPGAAAIVSPLTPRPGEHLLSNVRHNAFLRSHLGRLLRSKGRDQLIVCGVYAHLGVLLTAADAFMNDIQPFVVADAVADLSAEEHTLALRWAARSGMVCTTDGLLRGLLLHREPKNA, encoded by the coding sequence CCCGGTCCCACGTCTCCTGGCGAATCGACCCGGTGCGTGCCGCGCTGCTGATCCATGACATGCAGAACCACTTCGTCGGCGTGTTCCCCACGGGCCGCTCTCCTGTGGTGGAACTCGTCGACAACATAGCGACGCTCCGAGAGCTGGCGTCGACGCTGGACATGCCCGTCATCTTCAGCGCGGAGCCGGCCGGTCAGGCGCCGGGGCAGCGCGGACTCGTCGCCGACATGTGGGGGCCCGGGATCGGGGACGAGCCGGGCGCCGCCGCGATCGTCTCGCCCCTCACGCCCCGCCCCGGCGAACACCTGCTGTCGAACGTGCGCCACAACGCCTTCCTGCGCAGCCATCTCGGCAGGCTGCTGCGGTCGAAGGGCCGTGATCAGCTGATCGTCTGCGGGGTGTACGCGCACCTCGGGGTCCTCCTGACCGCGGCGGACGCCTTCATGAACGACATCCAGCCGTTCGTCGTCGCCGACGCGGTCGCCGACCTCTCCGCCGAGGAACACACGCTGGCCCTCCGCTGGGCCGCACGCAGCGGGATGGTCTGCACGACAGACGGTCTGCTGCGCGGCCTTCTCCTGCACAGGGAGCCGAAGAACGCGTGA
- a CDS encoding amidohydrolase: MLCKRLTNARFLTMDPDHPVAHDLGIWRGRIAGLDAAVTSRPAREVIDLQGATVLPGFVDAHVHLAWTGLKQDTLSIAGRTRIDDVLAVVAAAAARERSPGSWLSIAGYDQRALGRHLTAAELDTVSHGHKVYVLHESGHGCVVNSAVLDLLPPGTPHENGFLAEGAMGAARALRLPYSQRELAEAIGRAARTCLAEGVTACAEAGIGGTLFGHSPVELGAYQLAREEGLLPLRVQLMVAAERLRPVAAHQDDGFPRALDLGLRTGFGDDWLSVGALKVYTDGGMMARTAALSRPYEGLGHAGQLQDDPDALTDLIVDGHLAGWQLAVHAIGDRAADLALDALERAQRLRPRPTARHRVEHAGLIRPDQLPRFARLGVSAVVQPTFLHSFGDDYADIMGEERAPWLYRGRAFLDHGIPLVGSSDRPVTDGAPLRAVQFMVERASASGRAIGPDEGITVDQALHAYTVASARACHWEDTLGSLTPGKYADLVVLGDDPRRVDTSRIGDIEVVATYVEGRETGS, from the coding sequence ATGCTCTGCAAGAGGCTGACGAACGCGCGCTTCCTCACCATGGATCCGGACCACCCCGTCGCCCACGACCTGGGCATCTGGCGGGGCCGGATCGCGGGCCTGGACGCCGCCGTGACGTCCCGGCCCGCACGTGAGGTGATCGACCTGCAGGGGGCCACCGTGCTGCCCGGCTTCGTCGACGCCCACGTGCACCTGGCCTGGACCGGGCTCAAGCAGGACACCTTGAGCATCGCGGGCCGCACCAGGATCGACGACGTGCTCGCCGTCGTGGCGGCGGCCGCGGCCCGTGAACGCTCGCCCGGCTCCTGGCTGAGCATCGCCGGATACGACCAGCGGGCCCTTGGCCGCCATCTGACCGCCGCCGAACTGGACACGGTCAGCCACGGCCACAAGGTCTACGTCCTGCACGAATCCGGACACGGCTGTGTCGTCAACTCCGCCGTCCTCGACCTGCTCCCGCCGGGCACCCCGCACGAGAACGGCTTCCTCGCCGAGGGCGCGATGGGCGCGGCCCGCGCGCTGCGCCTGCCGTACTCCCAGCGCGAACTGGCCGAGGCGATCGGGCGGGCCGCCAGGACCTGTCTGGCCGAAGGCGTCACCGCCTGCGCCGAGGCGGGCATCGGCGGCACCCTCTTCGGTCACAGCCCGGTCGAGCTCGGCGCTTACCAACTCGCCCGCGAGGAGGGGCTGCTGCCGCTGCGCGTGCAGCTCATGGTGGCCGCGGAACGGCTCCGACCGGTCGCCGCGCACCAGGACGACGGCTTTCCCAGGGCCCTCGACCTGGGCCTGCGCACCGGCTTCGGCGACGACTGGCTCTCCGTGGGCGCGCTGAAGGTGTACACCGACGGCGGCATGATGGCGCGGACCGCCGCGCTCAGCAGGCCGTACGAAGGACTCGGCCACGCGGGCCAGTTGCAGGACGACCCGGACGCACTGACCGATCTGATCGTCGACGGGCATCTGGCGGGCTGGCAGCTCGCCGTCCACGCCATCGGCGACCGCGCGGCCGACCTCGCCCTGGACGCCCTGGAACGGGCCCAGCGCCTGCGGCCGCGGCCCACCGCCCGGCACCGCGTCGAACACGCGGGCCTGATCCGCCCGGACCAGCTGCCGCGGTTCGCGCGGCTCGGCGTCAGCGCGGTCGTCCAGCCCACCTTCCTGCACAGCTTCGGCGACGACTACGCGGACATCATGGGCGAGGAGCGGGCGCCCTGGCTCTACCGCGGCCGCGCGTTCCTCGACCACGGCATCCCGCTGGTCGGCAGCTCCGACCGCCCCGTCACGGACGGCGCCCCGCTGCGGGCCGTCCAGTTCATGGTCGAGCGCGCGTCCGCGTCGGGGCGGGCGATCGGCCCGGACGAGGGCATCACCGTCGACCAGGCCCTGCACGCCTACACGGTGGCCAGCGCCCGAGCCTGCCACTGGGAGGACACTTTGGGCAGCCTCACCCCGGGCAAGTACGCCGACCTGGTGGTGCTCGGGGACGACCCTCGACGTGTCGACACGTCACGTATCGGCGACATCGAGGTGGTGGCGACGTACGTGGAGGGGCGCGAGACGGGGTCGTGA
- a CDS encoding GNAT family N-acetyltransferase has translation MITATPRPAPLRELPAHELTAGAPARVPVVRRARESDAAELVALSQPFVRSGALRERPASLYSDQAADFLVMAVPGGPLEGCVGLRVHPADPAEGRGPAGVLYNFCVAEHRQGRGVGAGLMRAVLAVARAESLGALFTATTGGAGLFLRYGFAPAAVRTAPRAWADSLDPRRNAQILARSL, from the coding sequence TTGATCACGGCTACGCCGCGCCCCGCCCCGCTGCGCGAACTCCCCGCGCACGAACTCACCGCAGGAGCGCCGGCCAGGGTGCCCGTCGTGCGCCGGGCCCGTGAGTCGGACGCCGCCGAACTCGTCGCCCTGTCCCAGCCCTTCGTACGCTCGGGGGCGCTGCGCGAGAGGCCGGCCTCCCTCTACTCCGACCAGGCCGCCGATTTCCTCGTCATGGCCGTACCCGGCGGTCCCCTCGAAGGCTGCGTCGGCCTGCGTGTGCACCCGGCCGACCCGGCGGAGGGCCGCGGACCGGCGGGCGTTCTCTACAACTTCTGCGTGGCCGAGCACCGGCAGGGCCGCGGAGTGGGCGCCGGTCTCATGCGCGCCGTACTGGCCGTCGCGCGCGCCGAGTCGCTCGGGGCCCTCTTCACGGCGACGACGGGCGGGGCGGGCCTGTTCCTCCGGTACGGGTTCGCGCCCGCGGCCGTTCGGACGGCGCCGCGGGCGTGGGCCGACTCCCTCGATCCGCGGCGCAACGCGCAGATACTCGCGCGGAGTCTGTGA
- the argJ gene encoding bifunctional glutamate N-acetyltransferase/amino-acid acetyltransferase ArgJ, translating into MSVTAARGFTASGVSAGIKDSGAPDLALVVNRGPSYAAAAVFTSNRVQAAPVRWSRRVIGDGALAAVVLNSGGANACTGPAGEDDARAMAERTARALRVEAEQVAVCSTGLIGVPLPMDRVTAGIDAAAAELSEDGGEAAAIAIKTTDSVHKTAVASGSGPASGPRSGSGPGPGWTVGGMAKGAGMLAPGLATMLVVLTTDADVSAPTLDSALRQAVRTTFDRVDSDGCMSTNDTVLLLASGASGVRPDPAEFAEAVHGVCLDLALRLVADAEGASKEIKVRVVGAASEQDAVTVGRSIARNNLLKCALHGEDPNWGRVLSAIGTTSAVFDPDRLDVSINGVQVCRDGAAGEPRDKVDLSGRAVTVTVDLRSGDASATIWTNDLTAAYVHENSAYSS; encoded by the coding sequence GTGAGCGTGACCGCTGCCCGGGGATTCACCGCGAGCGGGGTCTCCGCCGGGATCAAGGACTCCGGGGCACCGGACCTGGCCCTGGTGGTGAACCGGGGCCCGTCGTACGCGGCGGCCGCGGTGTTCACCTCCAACCGGGTGCAGGCCGCGCCCGTGCGCTGGTCTCGGCGTGTGATCGGCGACGGCGCGCTGGCCGCCGTCGTCCTCAACTCCGGTGGCGCCAACGCCTGTACGGGCCCTGCGGGTGAGGACGACGCCCGCGCGATGGCCGAGCGCACGGCTCGGGCCCTGCGCGTCGAGGCCGAGCAGGTCGCGGTGTGCTCCACGGGACTCATCGGCGTCCCGCTGCCCATGGACCGGGTGACGGCAGGCATCGACGCCGCCGCCGCGGAGCTGTCGGAGGACGGCGGCGAGGCCGCGGCGATCGCGATCAAGACGACCGACTCGGTGCACAAGACGGCGGTCGCGTCCGGCTCCGGTCCCGCCTCCGGCCCCCGCTCCGGTTCTGGCCCCGGCCCCGGCTGGACCGTGGGCGGCATGGCGAAGGGCGCGGGCATGCTGGCCCCCGGTCTCGCGACGATGCTGGTGGTCCTCACCACGGACGCCGACGTCAGTGCCCCGACGCTCGACTCCGCGCTCCGGCAGGCGGTGCGCACCACCTTCGACCGAGTGGACTCGGACGGCTGCATGTCCACCAACGACACCGTCCTGCTGCTCGCCTCGGGCGCCTCGGGGGTGCGCCCGGACCCGGCCGAGTTCGCGGAGGCCGTGCACGGCGTCTGCCTCGACCTGGCGCTCCGGCTCGTCGCGGACGCGGAGGGCGCGTCGAAGGAGATCAAGGTACGGGTGGTCGGCGCGGCGTCGGAGCAGGACGCCGTCACGGTGGGCCGGTCGATCGCACGGAACAACCTCCTCAAGTGCGCCCTGCACGGCGAGGATCCGAACTGGGGCCGGGTGTTGTCGGCGATCGGCACGACCTCCGCGGTCTTCGACCCGGACCGCCTGGACGTGTCGATCAACGGCGTCCAGGTGTGCAGGGACGGTGCGGCCGGTGAGCCGCGGGACAAGGTGGACCTCTCGGGGCGCGCGGTGACGGTCACCGTCGACCTGCGCTCCGGGGACGCGTCGGCGACGATCTGGACGAATGATCTGACCGCTGCGTACGTCCACGAGAACAGCGCGTACAGCTCGTGA
- the helR gene encoding RNA polymerase recycling motor ATPase HelR yields the protein MAYPVPRTSETPLTSSAFNLPANLSPKADPALIAGDERHFAAIAECLDQTVAELSDRLETLRKAPGGIGREAMDRDSEIHRVSSRLRALRRFGLDLCLGRVVVSDDTDTVTGTDGEPLYIGRLGLTDSEGRRLLVDWRSPAAEPFFAATHANPMGLASRRRYRWTGGRISDYWDEVFTADGLEHHAALDDQSAFIASLGGNRSARMRDVLGTIQSDQDAIIRAGSRGALVVDGGPGTGKTVVALHRSAYLLYSDPRLGHDRRGGGVLFVGPHEPYLGYVADVLPSLGEEGVQTCTLRDLVAEGAAAGPESDPDVARLKSTADMVKAIEKAVRFYEEPPTDAYTASTPWADVRVSADDWAEAFRAPGPGTPHNEARELIWEELATILMDKLGLGEDMDENEAGVSSELFLRSLRQDRELVTTLNRAWPLIEAADLVSDLWTVPAYLRMCAPWLDRDEIATLQRKEAPQAWTVSDLPLLDAARQRLGDPEAARRKRRHDAAVAAERERMSGVIDEILSAADFSSAGDESEGAVRMLRGKDLQDTLIDESALPTEDPDRLAGPFVHVVVDEAQELTDAEWQMLLLRCPSRSFTIVGDRAQARHGFTESWVERLERAGIDRVTMAALSINYRTPEEVMTEAEPVIRAEIPDANVPTSIRGSGIPVTHGSVAELDSVLGTWLDEHADGVACVIGDRVFHEKFQERCEAPSRVRSLTPELSKGLEFDLVVLVDPETFGEGVEGAVDRYVAMTRATQRLVILTSR from the coding sequence CTGGCCTACCCCGTTCCGCGGACATCGGAGACCCCCCTGACCAGCAGCGCGTTCAACCTGCCCGCCAACCTCTCGCCCAAGGCCGACCCGGCGCTGATCGCCGGCGACGAGCGGCACTTCGCGGCGATCGCGGAGTGCCTCGACCAGACCGTCGCGGAGCTCTCCGACCGTCTCGAGACCCTGCGCAAGGCTCCCGGCGGCATCGGCCGGGAGGCCATGGACCGCGACTCGGAGATCCACCGGGTCAGCAGTCGGCTGCGCGCCCTGCGCCGTTTCGGTCTCGACCTCTGCCTGGGACGCGTCGTCGTCTCGGACGACACCGACACCGTCACGGGCACCGACGGCGAACCGCTGTACATCGGACGTCTCGGACTCACCGACAGCGAGGGCCGCCGCCTGCTCGTCGACTGGCGTTCGCCCGCCGCCGAGCCGTTCTTCGCGGCGACCCACGCCAACCCGATGGGGCTGGCGAGCCGCCGCAGATACCGCTGGACGGGCGGCCGGATCAGCGACTACTGGGACGAGGTCTTCACCGCCGACGGCCTCGAACACCACGCCGCGCTCGACGACCAGTCCGCCTTCATCGCCAGTCTGGGCGGCAACCGTTCGGCCCGGATGCGCGATGTGCTCGGCACCATCCAGTCCGACCAGGACGCGATCATCCGCGCGGGCTCCCGGGGGGCCCTCGTCGTCGACGGCGGCCCCGGCACGGGCAAGACCGTCGTCGCCCTGCACCGTTCCGCGTACCTGCTCTACTCCGACCCGAGGCTCGGCCACGACCGCCGCGGCGGCGGGGTGCTCTTCGTCGGCCCGCACGAGCCCTACCTGGGTTACGTCGCCGACGTCCTGCCCAGCCTCGGCGAGGAGGGCGTGCAGACCTGCACCCTGCGCGACCTGGTCGCCGAGGGCGCCGCGGCCGGCCCCGAGAGCGACCCGGACGTGGCCCGGCTGAAGTCGACCGCCGACATGGTGAAGGCGATCGAGAAGGCCGTCAGGTTCTACGAGGAGCCGCCCACGGACGCGTACACGGCCTCGACGCCCTGGGCCGACGTACGGGTGAGCGCCGACGACTGGGCCGAGGCGTTCCGGGCGCCAGGTCCCGGCACGCCGCACAACGAGGCGCGGGAGCTCATCTGGGAGGAGCTGGCCACGATCCTCATGGACAAGCTCGGCCTGGGCGAGGACATGGACGAGAACGAGGCCGGCGTCTCGTCCGAGCTGTTCCTGCGCTCGCTGCGCCAGGACAGGGAGCTGGTCACGACCCTCAACCGCGCATGGCCGCTGATCGAAGCCGCGGACCTCGTGTCCGACCTGTGGACGGTCCCCGCGTACCTGCGGATGTGCGCGCCCTGGCTCGACCGGGACGAGATCGCGACGTTGCAGCGCAAGGAAGCCCCACAGGCCTGGACGGTGTCCGACCTGCCCCTGCTGGACGCCGCGCGGCAGCGGCTCGGCGACCCGGAGGCGGCGCGGCGCAAGCGGCGCCACGACGCGGCCGTCGCCGCCGAACGGGAGCGCATGTCCGGCGTCATCGACGAGATCCTCTCGGCCGCCGACTTCTCCTCGGCCGGTGACGAGAGCGAGGGCGCGGTGCGGATGCTGCGCGGCAAGGACCTCCAGGACACGCTGATCGACGAGAGCGCGCTGCCCACGGAGGACCCGGACCGGCTCGCGGGCCCCTTCGTGCACGTCGTCGTGGACGAGGCGCAGGAGCTGACCGACGCGGAGTGGCAGATGCTGCTGCTGCGCTGCCCGTCGCGGAGTTTCACCATCGTCGGCGACCGTGCCCAGGCAAGGCACGGCTTCACCGAGTCGTGGGTGGAGCGGCTGGAGCGGGCCGGCATCGACCGGGTCACGATGGCCGCGCTGAGCATCAACTACCGCACGCCGGAGGAGGTCATGACGGAGGCCGAGCCGGTCATCCGTGCCGAGATCCCCGACGCCAACGTCCCGACGTCCATCCGCGGCAGCGGCATTCCCGTCACCCACGGGTCGGTCGCCGAACTGGACTCGGTCCTCGGCACCTGGCTCGACGAGCACGCCGACGGCGTCGCCTGCGTCATCGGCGACCGGGTCTTCCACGAGAAGTTCCAGGAGCGGTGCGAGGCGCCGTCACGCGTACGGTCGCTGACTCCCGAGCTGTCGAAGGGGCTCGAGTTCGACCTGGTCGTCCTCGTCGACCCGGAGACGTTCGGCGAGGGCGTCGAAGGCGCGGTCGACCGCTATGTGGCGATGACCCGCGCGACGCAGCGACTCGTGATCCTCACGAGCCGTTGA
- the argB gene encoding acetylglutamate kinase: MQGSVVVVKFGGHAMVDADLQRAFARDVVELWQAGLRPVVVHGGGPQINAMLDRLGLETRFAAGLRVTTPETMEVVRMVLTGRVQRELVGHINAHGPFAVGMTGEDAHTMTAVRRAAWVDDRPVDIGLVGDIVKVNPGTVRALLEQGHIPVVSPVARGEDGQVYNVNADLAASALAVALDAERLVMLTDVEGLYADWPRSTEVIERLTADALDELLPGLASGMLPKMEGCLRAVRGGVRKAHVLDGRVRHAVLSGVLGETSPGTTVVPDEEAATPHEGAEHDECTV, encoded by the coding sequence ATGCAAGGCAGCGTCGTCGTCGTGAAGTTCGGCGGGCACGCCATGGTGGACGCGGATCTGCAGCGGGCGTTCGCCCGGGACGTCGTGGAGCTGTGGCAGGCCGGACTGCGCCCCGTCGTCGTCCACGGAGGCGGACCCCAGATCAACGCGATGCTCGACCGCCTCGGCCTGGAGACCCGGTTCGCGGCGGGCCTGCGGGTGACCACTCCGGAGACGATGGAGGTGGTCCGCATGGTGCTGACCGGCCGGGTCCAGCGGGAGCTGGTCGGCCACATCAACGCCCACGGTCCCTTCGCCGTCGGCATGACGGGCGAGGACGCGCACACGATGACGGCCGTGCGGCGGGCCGCCTGGGTGGACGACCGGCCGGTGGACATAGGCCTCGTCGGGGACATCGTGAAGGTGAACCCCGGGACCGTGCGCGCGCTCCTGGAGCAGGGCCACATCCCGGTCGTCTCCCCCGTGGCACGCGGCGAGGACGGGCAGGTCTACAACGTCAACGCCGACCTCGCCGCGTCGGCGCTGGCCGTGGCCCTCGACGCCGAACGCCTGGTGATGCTCACGGACGTCGAGGGTCTGTACGCGGACTGGCCGCGCAGCACCGAGGTGATCGAGCGTCTGACGGCCGACGCGCTGGACGAGCTGCTGCCCGGGCTCGCGAGCGGGATGCTGCCGAAGATGGAGGGCTGCCTGCGGGCCGTCCGCGGTGGCGTGCGCAAGGCTCACGTGCTCGACGGCCGGGTGCGGCACGCGGTGCTGAGCGGCGTACTCGGCGAGACGAGTCCCGGCACGACCGTGGTGCCCGACGAGGAGGCCGCGACCCCTCACGAGGGCGCCGAACACGACGAGTGCACCGTCTGA
- the argC gene encoding N-acetyl-gamma-glutamyl-phosphate reductase translates to MTVRAAVAGASGYAGGEILRLLVSHPEVEIGAVTAHSSAGRRLGDVQPHLAAVADRVLVETSAESLRGHDVVFLALPHGQSAALAQQLEPGTLVVDCGADFRLREAEDWQRFYGSPHAGTWPYGLPELPGARDELKGTDRVAVPGCYPTAVTLALYPAFQAGLVEPEAVVVAASGTSGAGRVAKPHLVGSEVMGSMTPYGVGGGHRHTPELTQNLSRVAGERVTVSFTPTLAPMPRGILATCSARLRPERAADTNTGTSTGARTGAGTDPHTTPDDMSALEQAVRSAYENAYADEPFVRLLPPGTWPSTAAVLGSNTAQVQVTVDPVARRLVCVSAIDNLTKGTAGGAVQSMNIALGLPEGAGLPMNGVAP, encoded by the coding sequence ATGACAGTACGGGCCGCGGTGGCCGGAGCCAGTGGCTACGCCGGCGGGGAGATCCTCCGCCTGCTGGTCTCGCATCCGGAGGTCGAGATCGGCGCGGTGACCGCGCACAGCAGCGCGGGGCGGCGACTCGGCGACGTACAACCGCACCTTGCCGCCGTCGCGGACCGGGTCCTCGTGGAGACGTCGGCCGAGTCGCTGCGGGGACATGACGTGGTGTTCCTCGCGCTGCCGCACGGCCAGTCCGCCGCACTGGCACAGCAGTTGGAACCGGGCACCCTCGTCGTGGACTGCGGGGCCGACTTCCGGCTGCGCGAGGCGGAGGACTGGCAGCGGTTCTACGGCTCCCCGCACGCCGGTACGTGGCCCTACGGGCTGCCCGAACTGCCCGGCGCCCGGGACGAGCTGAAGGGGACCGACCGGGTCGCCGTGCCGGGCTGCTACCCGACAGCGGTGACCCTCGCCCTGTACCCGGCCTTCCAGGCGGGCCTGGTGGAACCGGAGGCCGTCGTCGTCGCGGCCAGCGGCACGTCGGGGGCCGGGCGAGTGGCCAAGCCGCATCTCGTCGGTTCCGAGGTGATGGGCTCGATGACGCCCTACGGAGTCGGTGGCGGCCACCGGCACACGCCCGAACTGACGCAGAACCTGTCACGCGTCGCGGGCGAGCGCGTGACAGTGTCCTTCACACCGACCCTGGCACCGATGCCGCGCGGCATCCTCGCCACTTGCTCGGCACGCCTGCGTCCGGAACGAGCGGCCGACACCAACACCGGCACCAGCACAGGCGCCAGAACCGGCGCTGGCACCGACCCACACACCACACCGGACGACATGAGCGCCCTCGAGCAGGCGGTGCGTTCCGCGTACGAGAACGCCTACGCCGACGAGCCCTTCGTACGTCTGCTGCCGCCCGGCACCTGGCCCTCCACCGCCGCCGTCCTCGGGTCCAACACCGCGCAGGTGCAGGTGACCGTCGACCCGGTCGCACGTCGGCTCGTCTGCGTCAGCGCGATCGACAACCTGACCAAGGGCACCGCGGGTGGTGCGGTGCAGAGCATGAACATCGCCCTCGGCCTCCCCGAAGGGGCGGGTCTGCCCATGAACGGAGTGGCTCCGTGA
- a CDS encoding MbtH family protein translates to MSTNPFDDPDGRFLVLVNDEGQHSLWPSFAEVPGGWTTAFGEDSRDACLEYIETNWTDLRPRSLVTSVEG, encoded by the coding sequence ATGAGCACCAACCCCTTCGACGACCCCGACGGCCGCTTCCTGGTCCTGGTGAACGACGAGGGGCAGCACTCGCTCTGGCCGTCCTTCGCCGAGGTGCCCGGCGGGTGGACGACCGCTTTCGGCGAGGACTCGCGGGACGCCTGCCTGGAGTACATCGAGACCAACTGGACGGACCTGCGGCCGCGTTCCCTCGTCACGTCGGTGGAGGGCTGA